A single region of the Gracilibacillus caseinilyticus genome encodes:
- a CDS encoding chemotaxis protein CheW: protein MKEETSNYKSIIIELEKEEYAIPVDVVGAIERIQHITRVPRTASFVKGVINLRGVVTPIIDLRERFGMESVAYTESTRIIIVHMGQFNVGFIVDAAYDVLDIPEESIEPAPQVIGTVDADYIKSVAKVDKRLILMLDLEKVLSHESYQAAKSTEFEG from the coding sequence ATGAAGGAAGAAACAAGTAATTATAAATCTATCATTATTGAACTGGAAAAAGAAGAATATGCCATTCCAGTAGATGTTGTCGGAGCGATTGAGCGAATCCAACATATAACGAGGGTGCCACGAACAGCTTCTTTTGTCAAAGGAGTGATCAACCTTCGAGGTGTCGTTACCCCGATCATCGATTTAAGAGAACGCTTCGGAATGGAGTCTGTTGCATACACAGAAAGCACACGTATCATTATCGTTCATATGGGGCAATTCAATGTTGGCTTTATCGTCGATGCTGCATATGATGTACTCGATATTCCTGAAGAATCAATAGAACCAGCGCCACAAGTTATCGGTACGGTTGATGCGGATTATATTAAATCAGTAGCAAAAGTGGATAAACGGCTTATTCTTATGCTGGACTTGGAGAAAGTGTTATCACATGAATCCTATCAGGCAGCGAAATCAACAGAATTTGAGGGCTAA
- a CDS encoding chemotaxis protein CheA, with the protein MENNEYLEVFIEESKEHIQSLNDQLLILENEPANMDTIGEIFRSAHTLKGMAATMGFQDLADLTHKMENVLDAVRNHHVNITSPIIDVLFQAVDQLEGMVFDIAEGGNGAADVKELVHTLQAIEQNQEVIEAIPANAHATVETALNQASAFAQLDQFELAILDQSSENGFQNLQVTIKLNEHCLLKAARVYMVFEVLEQIGEVIKSNPTVQELEEENFDLTFHVLLVTKDTADLVKQKILKVSEIEEVITESFSSVQEQADQADSASGENADRQEANESLSSKQDKQQEVNQKKKTSGVSNKTIRVNIDRLDGLMNLFEELVIDRGRLEQISANLKHAELQETVERMTRISGDLQNIILNMRMVPIEQVFNRFPRMVRQLSKDLGKQINLEIIGAETELDRTVIDEIGDPLVHLIRNALDHGVETPAVRKQNGKNEEGQLLLKAYHSGNHVFIEISDDGAGINRDKVIKKAVSNQVITEEEASHLTDKQVYQLIMSSGFSTADKISDVSGRGVGLDVVKNTIESLGGTITIESEEGKGSLFSIQLPLTLSIIPVLLVEVVREKYAVPLSSIIETAIINKVDILNAHNKQVIDFRGKVVPLINLKQIFEVPAEEEEETFYSVVIIRKGDKMAGLIVDRFIGQQEVVLKSLGEYLGDVFAISGATILGDGQVALIIDTNSFIN; encoded by the coding sequence ATGGAGAATAATGAGTATCTTGAAGTGTTTATTGAAGAGAGCAAGGAACATATTCAGTCACTTAATGATCAGTTATTAATATTAGAAAATGAACCAGCCAATATGGATACGATCGGTGAAATTTTTCGTTCCGCCCATACGTTAAAAGGTATGGCCGCAACGATGGGATTTCAAGATCTTGCCGATCTAACTCATAAGATGGAGAATGTTTTGGATGCTGTGCGAAATCATCATGTAAACATTACTTCTCCGATAATAGATGTACTATTCCAAGCAGTCGATCAGTTAGAAGGAATGGTCTTTGATATAGCAGAAGGTGGAAATGGGGCAGCAGATGTTAAGGAACTAGTCCATACTTTGCAAGCAATTGAGCAAAATCAGGAAGTAATTGAAGCGATACCGGCGAATGCTCATGCAACTGTTGAAACAGCTTTAAATCAGGCATCTGCTTTTGCCCAGCTTGACCAATTTGAACTAGCAATATTAGATCAATCAAGTGAAAATGGATTTCAAAATTTACAAGTTACTATTAAGTTAAATGAACATTGTCTGTTAAAAGCAGCAAGAGTTTATATGGTATTTGAAGTATTAGAGCAGATAGGCGAAGTAATTAAATCAAATCCAACTGTACAGGAACTTGAAGAAGAAAATTTCGACTTAACTTTTCACGTTTTACTAGTGACAAAGGATACGGCTGACCTTGTGAAACAGAAGATTTTAAAAGTTTCCGAAATAGAAGAGGTAATCACAGAAAGCTTTTCATCTGTTCAAGAACAAGCAGATCAGGCTGATTCAGCTTCAGGCGAAAATGCAGATAGACAGGAAGCGAATGAATCCTTGTCATCCAAACAAGATAAACAGCAGGAAGTAAATCAGAAAAAGAAAACCAGTGGAGTATCGAATAAAACCATTCGTGTCAATATCGATCGTCTGGATGGTCTGATGAATCTTTTTGAAGAATTAGTGATAGACAGAGGACGACTGGAACAAATCTCAGCTAATCTAAAACATGCAGAATTACAGGAAACTGTCGAGAGAATGACACGAATATCGGGTGATTTGCAAAATATCATCCTCAATATGCGAATGGTTCCTATTGAACAGGTATTTAATCGTTTTCCACGGATGGTTCGTCAACTATCAAAAGATTTAGGGAAACAAATTAATCTGGAGATCATCGGTGCTGAGACGGAATTAGATCGAACAGTTATTGACGAAATTGGAGATCCGCTCGTTCACTTAATTCGAAATGCGTTGGATCATGGCGTGGAAACACCAGCTGTACGAAAACAAAATGGAAAAAATGAAGAAGGCCAGTTATTATTAAAAGCCTACCATAGCGGTAATCATGTTTTTATCGAGATATCAGACGATGGTGCTGGCATTAATCGAGATAAAGTTATTAAGAAGGCTGTTAGCAATCAAGTCATTACAGAAGAAGAGGCAAGCCACCTAACGGACAAACAGGTTTATCAGCTAATTATGTCAAGCGGGTTTTCAACAGCGGATAAAATCAGTGATGTCTCCGGCCGGGGTGTCGGATTAGACGTTGTGAAAAATACGATTGAATCACTTGGCGGTACGATCACGATAGAATCGGAAGAGGGAAAGGGATCTTTATTCTCGATTCAGCTGCCATTAACCTTATCCATTATTCCTGTACTTTTGGTAGAAGTAGTACGAGAAAAGTATGCAGTTCCACTTTCATCGATTATTGAGACCGCGATTATTAACAAAGTGGACATTTTGAATGCACATAATAAGCAAGTGATTGATTTTCGTGGGAAAGTCGTACCGTTAATTAATTTAAAGCAAATCTTTGAAGTGCCTGCAGAGGAAGAAGAAGAAACATTTTATTCCGTTGTCATTATTAGAAAAGGGGACAAAATGGCTGGGTTAATTGTAGACCGTTTTATTGGTCAGCAAGAAGTGGTATTGAAATCCTTAGGAGAGTACTTAGGTGATGTATTTGCTATCTCCGGCGCCACCATTTTAGGAGATGGTCAAGTTGCTCTTATTATTGATACCAATTCATTCATTAATTAA
- a CDS encoding protein-glutamate methylesterase/protein-glutamine glutaminase: MIKKRVLVVDDSAFMRKMISDIIRLSDSLECVDTARNGEDALKKLEKWKPDVITLDVEMPIMDGITTLSEIMRIKPTPVVMLSSLTKSGADKTIEALSLGAVDVIAKPSGSISLDIKNIETEIIQKVENAANANVKLTNRRPSQLVTDHYKPIQSDKPIVAIGSSTGGPRALQQVITKLPADFHAPVVIVQHMPKGFTKSLAERLDKLSALPVNEVEDQDVIKKGKVYLAPGGKHFRIIRKGQQMVASVRQEEPVKGHQPSVDVLFDSIANLKNCHPIAVVLTGMGSDGSKGIIQLKRHHPKTIAISQSEATCVVYGMPQAAEKTSLVDYVHNIEDIHKVLVQKIPKKR; encoded by the coding sequence ATGATAAAAAAGCGTGTATTAGTGGTAGACGATTCAGCATTCATGCGTAAAATGATCTCCGATATTATTCGTTTATCTGATTCTCTGGAATGTGTTGACACTGCCAGAAATGGTGAAGATGCATTAAAGAAACTAGAGAAGTGGAAACCAGATGTGATCACATTGGATGTAGAGATGCCGATCATGGATGGGATTACTACCTTGTCGGAGATCATGCGAATAAAGCCGACTCCGGTAGTGATGCTTTCCAGTCTTACGAAATCAGGTGCGGATAAAACGATTGAAGCTTTGTCATTGGGAGCTGTCGACGTGATTGCAAAACCGTCGGGTTCTATATCATTAGATATAAAGAACATTGAGACGGAAATTATTCAGAAGGTTGAGAATGCAGCCAATGCCAATGTAAAGTTAACCAATCGTCGTCCCTCACAACTTGTAACAGATCACTACAAACCGATCCAAAGTGACAAGCCAATTGTAGCGATCGGTTCTTCTACAGGGGGACCAAGAGCATTACAGCAAGTGATTACGAAATTACCTGCTGATTTCCACGCTCCTGTCGTGATTGTTCAACATATGCCGAAAGGTTTTACAAAATCACTCGCAGAACGACTTGATAAACTGTCTGCTTTACCAGTCAACGAAGTAGAAGACCAAGATGTAATCAAGAAAGGAAAAGTCTATTTAGCTCCAGGAGGAAAACACTTCAGAATAATCCGTAAAGGACAGCAAATGGTAGCAAGTGTTAGACAGGAAGAACCGGTAAAGGGCCATCAGCCATCAGTAGACGTTCTATTCGATTCCATTGCTAACCTGAAAAACTGTCATCCGATTGCAGTAGTTCTAACTGGCATGGGGAGTGATGGATCGAAAGGGATTATTCAATTAAAGCGACACCATCCTAAAACGATTGCAATCTCACAATCTGAAGCAACCTGTGTTGTATATGGGATGCCTCAAGCAGCAGAAAAAACAAGTTTAGTAGATTATGTACACAATATAGAAGACATACATAAAGTTTTGGTACAAAAAATCCCTAAAAAGAGGTGA
- a CDS encoding MinD/ParA family protein — MVDQAAKLRERLKGIQQSSHAKTMAIVSGKGGVGKSNFALNFSISLADKGKKVLLFDLDVGMGNIDILLGKNAKYSIFNLLENKMSIYDIIEVGPNSLSYIAGGSGHNHIFFLDDDKLTYFLEQLELIMTEYDYILFDMGAGITRETIHYILAVDECILVTTPEPTAMTDAYSMVKQVLHHQSVPFHLIMNRATNQKQGMEMMNRMANVAKRFLQHDLHPLGIIPDDTSVTSAVIAQQPFILHNRQSKASSAVTTIASQYVGESVKNQDNVGFLSKLKRLLTER, encoded by the coding sequence ATGGTTGATCAAGCAGCGAAGCTCAGAGAAAGATTAAAAGGCATCCAGCAATCGTCTCATGCGAAAACAATGGCTATCGTCAGTGGAAAAGGTGGTGTTGGCAAATCTAATTTCGCACTGAATTTTTCCATATCATTAGCTGACAAAGGGAAAAAAGTATTACTGTTTGATTTAGATGTTGGTATGGGTAATATAGACATATTATTAGGTAAAAATGCTAAGTATTCCATTTTTAATCTTTTAGAGAATAAAATGTCGATTTATGATATTATAGAAGTAGGTCCAAATTCCCTGTCTTATATCGCAGGCGGCAGTGGACATAATCATATCTTTTTTCTGGATGATGATAAATTAACGTATTTTCTTGAGCAATTGGAACTAATAATGACGGAGTATGATTACATTCTTTTTGACATGGGAGCAGGCATTACCAGAGAAACCATTCATTATATACTTGCTGTGGATGAATGTATTCTCGTCACCACGCCAGAACCGACAGCCATGACTGATGCGTATTCCATGGTGAAACAAGTACTGCACCATCAAAGTGTACCTTTTCACTTAATTATGAATCGGGCAACAAATCAGAAGCAAGGTATGGAAATGATGAACCGAATGGCAAATGTGGCCAAACGATTTTTGCAACACGATTTACATCCGTTAGGAATTATTCCAGATGATACGAGTGTTACCAGCGCAGTCATTGCACAGCAGCCTTTCATACTACACAACAGGCAATCCAAAGCATCTAGTGCTGTCACAACTATTGCTAGTCAATATGTAGGGGAGTCCGTTAAGAATCAGGACAACGTAGGATTTTTGAGCAAACTAAAAAGACTTTTAACAGAAAGGTAG